GCCTATGTGCCGGGGTAGGCGAAGAATTGCTATTTCGTGGCTGGTTGATGCCTGCGATCGCGGGTCTGCTGCACGGCGATGCTGTGTCACTCCTACCGAGCAACACCGAGTCGGTGCGTCCGTGGTGGGCCTTCGGTGGATATGCGGCAGAGGTTTTTGCCTCCCTGCCCGCCAATGCTAGCAGCATTCGTGAAAGTGCCGCGTTGACCTGGTCGGGATTTTCCGCGTGGTGGACCAATTCCATCGGCTGGGAACTGACCCTGGGCTGGATCGCTTCATCGATCGCGTTCGGTTTCGTTCATCCGATCAGCAAATTGTACGTGGTCGTGACCGGAATCATGGGGCTGTATTTTGGGGCCCTGCTGATCCTCACGGGTAACTTGCTGATACCTATCGTCGCCCACGCCCTCTACGACGCAATCCAGCTGTGGGCTGCCTCGGCAGAAGCGCAGTCGGAACAACGCTCCATCAAACAAACCGCCTAAGGCGAAATTGAGCTGCCGATCGGTGGCGCCGGCTCGATGGTCGACGCATTCATTTCAACCGCCATTGTGCAGGCGGGTAAGTGCCGATCGAAATGGGTGTTACCGAGCGAGAGAGCGACTTGACCGAATCTTTGTGACATTCCTTTCGGGTAGTTCCCTATCAAAGAAGTGAGATGATGCAGCGGCATCGGCCGCCCATCAGCCTTTTCTTCTTTCATGCCCGCGGAGAAACACGATGTCCATGTCCTTTTTGAAGACGTCCGTAGTTTTGGCTGCCGGACTATTGTCGACAGCTCTGATTGGCGGTGACGCAGCAGCCCAATGCGGCGGCCGCGGTGGTGGTGGTGGAATGCCAACAGGTAGTCCAACGACACTTGCCACCACCTCGCCGTACTCGCAAAATTCGCTCGCCTCGTCAAGTTATCCACCATCCAATCTGAAGGCGATGCAGTACCAGCAACGCGCCCTGGCAGCTCAACAGCAAGTGGCGAGCATGCTGTATCAGAATGCTCAGCTCGAGCGGATGGCGATGATGCAACGTGAGGCCCAAGCCCGACCGTATCGCTTAGCGCGCGCGGAAGCCAATCGCGCCGCTCGCGCTGAGCGGATTGCCGCGCGGCTTCGCCAGCAAGGTCGATCGTCCGCCGCCTATACACTGGCGTCTACTTATGTCGACTGAAAACGCGGCAATCGCAAACCGCGATGAGGAGCCCGCTCGAAGAGCTTACCACCTGAACGTGGTCAAACAGCAGATCGACGAGGCCCCCTCGTGGTTAGTCAGCTTGATCGTCCATGTAGTTCTGTTGCTTACGTTGGCATTGATGTCGGCCGCACCGGGGGTCGTAGGCCGCATCGAGTTAACATTGCAACAGGATGTCGACGAATCGACGAGCGACCTGGCGGAGTTCTCGATCGAGCCCATTGAACTAGAACGTCCTCCCTCCAATGAATTGACGGAATCCGAAGTGGAACTGGAGACGCTGGCGTTTGCCCCACAAGTCGAACTGGTATCCGTCGTTCCTCGACTCGAAACACTTGATCATTGGCATCCGCATGTGGAGATAAAATTTGCTGAGCCGACGGTGAGTAATATGTTTCGTGGTCGCACTGGAGCGATGAAACAAAAACTGCTCAAGGAGGCCGGAGGTACCGCGACAACCGAGGACGCGGTGTTGATGGGACTGGAGTGGCTCCGGCACAACCAGCTCAGCGATGGCAGCTGGAGTCTCCGAGGCCCTTATGCCGACGGCGCCCGCAATGAAAACCGGGTCGGTGCGACCGCGATGGCCATGCTGGCATTCATGGGCTCTGGCAGTACCCATCGAGGTGGCAAATATCAAAAGGAACTCTGGCGGGCGGTGCGATGGCTGGTCCAGAAGCAAGACAGTCAAGGTTTCATGGCCCTTGATGCGGCACCGCATGAAAGGATGTACGCGCAAGCCCAAGGGATGATTGCGTTGTGCGAACTCTACGCCATGACCGGGGATTCATGGATTCGCCCCTACGCACAGTCAGCAGTGGACTTCGCCGCTAAATCGCAATCGCCCACGGGTGGTTGGCGGTACCAACCCCGATTCGATAGTGATACATCCGTGACAGGCTGGTTCGTGGTTGGACTCAAAAGCGGTGAGGCAGCCGGCCTGGAAGTTGATCGTTACGTCTGGCCCAAAGTCGAGACGTATTTGGACTCCGTCAGCGCCAATCGCCAAAACGACTACTACGCCGTCGGCTATTCCTACAAGGTCGGCGACGCGCGATCACCCTCGATGACGGCCGAGGGGTTGCTGTGTCGCCAATACATGGGATGGCGTCGCAATGCTCCGGCAATGGGCCACGGGCTGAACACCCTCGCTGCAAATCATCCGATTGATGTTGGACAACCCGATGTCTATTACTGGTACTACGCGACCCAAGCTTTGCATCATTTCGGTGGTCCATTGTGGACTCAGTGGAATGAGCAATTGAAAGTTGTCCTTCCCGCCCGCCAGATCATCCGCGGCAAAGAGCGTGGCAGTTGGCCACCTCACAACGATGCGTGGGGCCGCCATGCTGGCCGGCTCTACACGACATGCTTCTCGATTTACTGCCTCGAAGTCTACTACAGGCACATGCCCATCTATAACCACGTCCCCGCCGGATCTACGGTCGGCACCTAAACCTCCGATCGTGTCCTGGCTCGCCCCGGCAGCGATGTTTGAAAGCAGGTCTTTTTTCAACTGTGAACGTTTCATCCCAACGGTGCCTTCAGAACTGGATGCTGTCGCACAGCGTGCTCGCCCCGTTTGTCTCCCCGAGCCAGTCTTTTGTCAGTCTGAGCGATGAGGACGTCGCGGCCATCCAGTCACTGTATAGCGCTGCCCCCAGCGAGCCGACCACGGCCTTCGACCATTCAGCAGATACTACCGACGGCCAGCATGATCGCTCGATTGAGCGCCGTCGATAACGCCCTCGGCAGGTATTTTGAGCTGGATGATGCGATCCGCGGCACATCTCCACTGGTTTTTCTTCAGAACACGCGGCGGATCTTGATCTCGCTCGCAACTTATTAGGTACGCAACCAATTCTCCACAGGGACTCCCCATGGTCGCCACTGACTCATCCAGCGCTCCACCTTTGGCTAGTTCGCCAGATCCAACATCCGGTTCGAACCATGCCGGTTTTGCCAGTCTGCTAGCTCAAGCGAGGGCCGGAAACCGTGACGCGCTCGGCGAGCTCCTCCAGTGGTACGCCAACTACCTGACGATTCTGGCCAGCACCCAACTCGACCGTCGGCTTCGCCGCCGCTTGAACCCCTCTGATATTGTCCAAGAAGCGATGATGGCGGCCCACCAGGACTTCGGCGACTTCCGCGGCACCAGCCAAGGCGAACTGCTGTGCTGGCTACGGACGATCCTCATTCACACACTGCATCGCAGCTTCAAGAGAAACGTCACTGTCGAAAAGCGAGATATCCGCCGTGAGGTCTCACTGGATTCCGTCAGCAACCGGCTTGAAGAGTCTGCGGGCAACTTAGCCGCCATATTGCCCGCCAACAGTCCGTCGCCCAGCGCGCCCATGCAAGCTCGTGAACGCGCCGTCGCGTTGGCGGATCAACTCAGTGAGCTGAAGCCCCACTACCGTGAAGTGATCGTCCTACGGGTACTGCAGGGTCTCTCGTTTGATGAGATTGCTCAACGTATGGACCGCAACTGTGGTGCAGTCCGCATGCTCTGGCTGCGTGCACTGGAGAGTTTTAAAAACAAATAGTGTCCGAACACCTGCTCGTCAGCGTCCACTTAAATTCATTTCATTGACCCTATTGAGTCCAAAATCCACCCGTGAGGGTCGGCCGAAAACGAGAGAGCGATGGTTGCATTGAACAGTTCCAGCATAGCATTGAGCGCAGGTGATCCGTCCTTAATCGATGGGTTGAACGCAGACCAACAGTCTTGTTTGACCGAGTTGCTTGACCGGTATCTCGTTGGGTTGGAAAACGGCGAGCGGCTCGACGCGGAGCTCATCAATCGTGAGAACCCGGACCTCGCCGAGGTGTTCACGAGCTATCTGGAGAAACTCGACGCACTCTACGGCGTGTCGGTCGGCTTCCACGATTTCCAAAACGACGAACATGACGCCGCCGGCTCCAGCGTCAAGATGACGCTCGGCGACTTTACGATCCATCGCGAAATTGGTCGTGGCGGCATGGGCGTGGTCTATGAAGCCAACCAAGTTTCGCTTGATCGGAAAGTTGCCATCAAGCTATTGCCGCTGGCGTCACTGTTGGATTCGCGTCAAATCTCGCGCTTTAAGAACGAAGCCCACGCTGCGGGCCTGTTGCAGCATCCTAGCATCGTTCCCATTCACAGTGTCGGCAGTGATCGCGGTGTGCACTACTATGCGATGCAATTCATCGACGGCGTGTCAATGGACGAGTGGTGTGCAAACGAGCGTTCCGCTGTCGCGGCGGAACGACATGCCCGCCTGACTGACAGCACTCCGTCCCAGTGGCGAACGACGATTCAGTGGGCCATCGAGATCGCCGGCGCGCTACACAATGCACATGAGAATGGCGTCATCCATCGCGACGTCAAACCATCCAATCTGATGCTCGATCGGTGTGGCAAAATCTGGATCACCGATTTCGGTCTGGCCCGCTGTCAATCCGAGGTTTCGCTAACTCAATCAGGCGACGTTATTGGTACGATGCGTTACATGAGCCCCGAGCAAGCGCGGGGTCAATCTGCGCTCATTGATGGTCGCGCCGATGTGTACTCGCTCGCGGTGACGCTGTATGAAATGCTGACGTTGCATCCCGCCCACGATGGCGCAGACGCACCTTCCATTTTGCAGATGATCGACCAACACGACGTCACGCCGCTGCGCCAACTGCGTCCTGACTTACCGCGTGATCTCGAAACGGTTATTTCCAAGGCCATGGCGAAATCACGCGAAGGACGGTATGAGACGGCGGCTGCATTTGCCGACGACCTCGGCCGCGTGTTGGCGGCCGAGCCCACCCTCGCTCGCCCCGCCAATCTCGGCGACCGCGTGGGTCGACTGGCTGCCAAGCATCGCAGCGTGGTGTTGACCGGCGCCGTAATTGTTGCGTTCGGTTTTGTTGGCTCCGCTGTCGCGACTGCAAAATTAGCAGTGGCAAAACAAGTTTCTGACGCGAATGCCGCCAGAGCCCTCAGTGGCGAAATGCTTGCTCGCGACGCCGTCGACCGACTGGGTTCCCAAATGGCCGAACTCCTGTCAGGCATCCCCGCCGCCGATTCCGTACGCCGACAACTTTTAATCGAAACGCTCGACTATTACGAACGATTCGCTGCCGACGTCAGGAACGATCCCACCCTGCGTGCGGACCTCGCGATCACGCTCGGCAAGTCGGGATCCTTGCAATCTGAGCTTGGTGACAACGACAAAGCCATCGACTCGCTCGGTCGCAGCGAATCGATATATCGACAGCTTGCTCACGAAACTCCCGGAGACGATGCGCTTCTTCTAGAGTGGTCAACCAGCCAAAACAATCTTGCCGAGACGCTCGTCCGAGGCGGCAAGCTCGAAGACGCCGCACGCTACTACGCCCGCGCGATCACGACACAGAAAAGCGTAGCCGAACACTCTGCGGCCAAGGCGTTCTCCCGCCACGCAGTGCCTGCCGCCAAGGCCAATCTCGCGTTGGCAACAACACTCAACAACCTGGGCCTGTTGTTATCGCAAACCGGTGCTGTCGAACAATCGGAAAAAGCATACCTCGAAGCAATTGAACTGCTCGAAAACCAACAAATCATCCCTGAGACAACCCACCAAATCTCGGTCGCCGAACATCCTGCCGCCATCCAACTCGCCACTGTGCGGGCCAATCTCAGTGGGCTATTAACGCCGACATCACCCGAGAGGGCGATTGAGTACGCCCGCGAAGCACTCTCGGGCCAACTCGACGCCCTCGAAGCCGACAGGGGCAACGCGAAACTGGCAACGCAGACCATCGTGACACTCAATACTCTGGGCGCCGCCCAATCCGCGGCCAAGCAAAATGCGTCCGCCATCGAAACGTTCCGTCAAGCGATTGTGGTCGGCGATCAGTTGCTCGCACGATGGCCCGACCAAGCTACCTACCAACGTGACATGGTGCTCAGTTTAAATCACCTGGGGCTTTCGTTGTCCAAGACAGGTCAGTTGAGCGAAGCCAGCGACGCGTTTGAGAAAGCACTCGATTACGGTCGGCCGCTCGCGGCCAGGTTTGTCACCGACGCCGAAACTCGCAGCATGGTCGGCGGTGTGCTGAACAATCTCGGCTTCCTTCGCCAACAACTCGGAGACCGTAACGCCGCCGCCGCTGCCTACGATGAAGCCATCCAGCATCAATCTGCTGCGGTGAGGCTGGCTCCTGAAGTCAACCGCTATCGCGAATACCTGAGAAAACACAAAGACAACTATCAAACCGTCGCCTTCCAATCAGCGACCCATCGGAGAACCGCATCATGACCGATCACGACGCTTCCCGTATCTTGTTGCTAGAACAACTGGAGTCTCGCTGCATGCTAGCAAGCGGCGTGCTTCTGTTCTCAGCAAGCAACGACCTTAATGAAGGGCCCGCGCAGGAAACCCTGCAGAGCAATCGCGAGCAGTCATCGAACCGTGACAGCGACGCCTCACGTTCCTCCCGCAACAATCTCGATACTCCCCGTCGCGGCGAACCCGATCGGGGGCCCACGAGTGCAGGGTTGCATGACGATCAGTTTGCGAGCAATCCATCTGGGTTAACCCCACCTCCGCAATCAAGTCGGCCAGGGAACAACGTTCCCGACAGCGGCAGCAACAGCAGCGGGTTGCCCCCGAGTCCGCAGCCTCCCGAGACTCCGAGCGTCGAATCACCCAGCAATCGACCAGACGTTTCGACGCCGCCTGGTCAGGCAACGCTCGATCGGGATGACAGCAAGACCGGCGATGCGGCGGTCCTAATCCAACGCGTACCAGACGTCACCGACACCATCCGATCGACTGGCGATGAATCCACCGTGAATTGGACAACGGACAATACCACGTCGAACCCAGGGACCAACAATCAGAAACCAGCGACCGGGGCCGCTGGGGATCCACAACGCGGCGCTGCTCCCGGTGGCGTAATCGAAACACTGCCACTGCTGCGCCACAGCGTGATGGCCCCGGAGGACCGCGACGCGGACGAGCCCTGGGAGATGGATAGCCAATCGCTGCGACAACTTCGCAGCGTTACCGGCAGCGGCCATGACGACAATAACGCGGCCGACCCCGAGAGCATCGATTCCGCAATTGCGTCTTGGTTCGGGGGCACGACTGGTTTGATCGACAACATTCAGGGCGGACATGAGCTTCCTGGGGTCATTGATAACCTCACCCCGTCGATCGTCGACGTCGTTCTCGATGCCACCATTGGGCTACACCGATCGGTCGGCTTGATCGCAGCGGCCGAAACGAGCAGCGATCCCACGCAGATCCGCGACGCCATCCTGGCGGCGATCGCTAGCGAACAACCGGTCCTTTCTGAAGGGATCGGTGGCCCCACGCAGTCCCGCTATTCAGGTCTCGCGTACCCCGGCGCCGCGATCATCGCAGGCACCCTGGCACTCGCCACCCATCGCCGCAAGACCGCCAATCTCCTATCGTCCCGCTAAGGGTCTGACTCACATCTTGGGGCCGCATGCTGTTGTGCGTAGTCCCGCCGAAAAAACAGATCGGTGGTCCAATCCATGGCGACTCGAATCTTCCGTCCCCAACCCGGCATGATGCCCAGGTAAACGCCTCGCCATAGCATCCATGCGATTAACCCTGTCAGATGCATCCCGAAGACGTTCGCAATCGCTTGTCGCCCACCCAGCGGCGCCATGGTGCCTTTATTGTGATAGTCCAGCGGTTTCGTCGGTGCACCTTGTAACACCGCAGCGAGATTCGTAGCCGCCTGACGGCCCTCACGCAGCGCATGTTGCGCGGTGGGCGGGTAGGGGTTGCCGTCTCCATCGGGATTCGAAGCGCAATCCCCGACGCCCCACACGTTGTCATGCCCCTGGACCCGCAAATCGCGATCACATTGCAGGTACCCACGCGGGTTCGTGGGCAACCCGGAGTCCCTGAGCAGTGCTGGCGGGGCGACACCTGCGGACCAGATTACGGTGTGCGAATTCACTTTCTCGCCGCTCTTGAGCATGAATGAAGTCTCTGAAATCTCGGCGACGCTCTCATTCAACCGGATATCGACGCCATCGCGCCGCAAGACTTTACTCGCCTTCTCCGACATTGCCTCATCCAGTGCATCAAGTATCCGACCAGATCGTTGCAGCAACATCACGCGAATATCCGTCTCGCGGACATTCGGATAGTTTCGAATTGCCTCTTTCAGGAATGCGTTGAACTCGCCGGCAGCCTCCACACCGGTGTATCCGGCGCCGACGATGGCGAACGTTAACCAACTCTGACGATGGGCGTGATCGGGAGCCAGGTTGGCCATTTCCAGCATTCCGATGGCGCGATCTCTTAACACCGTTGCATCGGCGAGCGTTTTCAGCCCGAAGGCAAACTCATGAACGCCTGGGACGTCCGGCATGCTCGTCACGCTGCCCAGCGACATCACTAGATGGTCAAACGGCAGCACAACATGACTTCCAAACTCCGGTTGAGTCGTCACCGTTTTGCCAGCGATATCGATCGAACTGATACGGGCCATTACAAATCGGCTTGTGCGGAGAAAACCTCGTAGCGGGACGACGACGTGCCTGGCTTCCAACGCAGAAGTGGCTGCCTCCACGAGCATGGGAGTGAACACAAAATAGTTTTGCTCGTTCACCAGAGTGATTTCAACATCCACTCCGCGTAGGGATTTCTCGAGTTGTTTGACACAATAGGCACCGGCGAATCCGCCACCGAGCACGACAATTCGGGTTGGATGAGTATTCATATATCGTTTTCAACCGTTCCGATGCACCGGACAATATGGATTGGCGTCACAACCAAAGACGGAAATTAAAAGTTTAATCGCGCCGTCAACCCTCCAGTGTAGCCGTTGCGTGTGGCCATGAGAGCTAGCGTCCTTACCAGAGGTGCCAGTTGCCTGTGGACATGACATAAATCCCCAACAACAGATTGGTAACCATGTGCGCAGTGATGCAGTCCCAGATGTTGCCGGTGCGTAACATCAGCCAACTGACCATTGAGAACCACGCCATCGCGGCGAACAGCTCGCCAGGGTGCATGAGCATCGGGAACACGGTCCCGGTAATCAACGCCGGCCAGCCCAACTGACTCAACGGCAAGGTGTTCCACCGATCAGGGTCTTCGACATAGCGGATGAGGAAGCCTCGCAAAAACATCTCCTCTGCCACCGCAATCACCACGGCCAGCCCGAAGAACCGCACCGCGAGGAAGGCGTAAGCTAACACCGGGCTGTGCTGGAGAGCTGCGAGCGGGTTGTATGCGACGCGTTCCCCTCGGTCAGCCAACCAACCGAATCCGAGCATCTGTTCGATATCCAGGGCATCAATCCCGATCCATATGATCACTCCCATCACGCCCACTCCAATCGCGGCGGGACTCAACCGCATTGGGAAGACGCGATATGCAGGCCAGACCAGGACCAGGGCAATGATAGTGAGTAAGATTTTGACCGTGTACACAACCGGATAAAGTTCGACGCCAACCAAGCCAAAGAGAGTCGCCCCAGATCGCTCCGTCGCTTCGAGCGTCCCAACCAACATAAACACCACCAGCGGAAGCACGAACGCCACCCACGGATGCTGCTCGAGCAGATGCTCTCGGGAGGAGGTCGCAGTGGGCGGCTCGTGGGACGTCTCAGACAGCGAGTTCATAAAAATGATCGGGGCAGCGCAGAACGAAAAATGGGACAGTAACAGCTTTCACGACGAAATCTTAACGACGTAGTTGGTATCTTCCCATCGATCATCGGCACTCCAGTGAAATGTGAACACGCACTCCTGGCCGCCGAGTAAGTCTTCAATCGGCAGGTCGATGAAGTGAAGTCCAAACGCAGCGTTCGTGAGCTCCGAGTCGTGACGCGTTGCCCACTGATCCGTAGTCCAGTGAACCCGGCCGCGATGCTCGCAAATGAGTCGCAATCGCTTGCCCGCTGAAATTCGGATGGGCTGGTGTGCGAAGGTCCACACTTCCAGGTGATTCTCGGGTTGGTTGATCGAGTAGCGGCGGTAGACTGGCTCGATACGATCATAGCACCTCTCGTCCTTTTGACTCCGCACGAGGGAGATGAATTCGGCATGCGCCCAGCACAGCGGCATGGCTGAGCCAGCTGGTTTACCAAAATACATGCCTCGTTGAGGGATATCGTCGGTATCCCACAACTGCTCGGCAAACAGTCCACTGCCACTGGCGAATCCCTTCATCGCTTCGATGTAACGAGTTACATCGCGACCGCAAGCGAGTTCATAATGTCCCCGTTCGCCAGTCAGAAGTGGCCATACACGGCCCTCACCGGTCCCATTGAAAGCGCTGCCATCGGTGTGCTGTCCGTAGCCATCATGATTGTACCGTCGCCAGCATGGGCCTTGCGGCAATTCGCGTTTGAGCATGGCATCGACCACCGCCACCGAGTCGACGATGACTGGGTCATCCCACCGCCGGATCCCCAATCGCACGAGCTGCAGGAACCCCGCATCGACAACGTTCCGCGCCGGAAACTCCCCACCACCGTTGGCAATATTGATCGTCGCGATGTTCGGATTGGGTTCCACTGGTCCCGATTGGGGTGCCTCGGGAGTAATGCGAATGTAATGCCGTGGCTTGCCGGGGACGAGCTCGCCGCAGTTGGTCACTGTCCAACCTTCCAATGACGCGACCATCCAATCGGCATAGTCGAGCAGAAAGCGGGTATCCTCATTATCGGTTGCCTCTGCCCTCTCCGAGCGAACCAGATCGGCAGCGCAAACGATTGCTGAAATGATGATCGCCAGCGTGGATGGTGAGTAGCCGGAGTTCTCCTCCCAGCGTTCCTGAGCCGTCACGGGTCCGTGCAACAAGAGGAAACGCATCGCTCGACGCACCATCGGCATGGGATCGAAGTTCTGCAATGCATTGGCGTCTTGCAGCCGCCACGCCAACAGTACTGGAGCAGCAACTTCGTCAAGTTGCACGCCCTCCCAATACGGCGATCCATCGATTCTGCTGTTTTGGGGCATGCCACCATCTTCGCCCTGCACACACGCTAGCCAAACGAGTGATCGCAACGGCAAATCGGTTTCTCCGCTCGCGAGCAGTGCAGTCGTCGTTTGCACCATGTCACGTGCCCAGACGAGATGATACCCGCCGGAGTCGCTATCATCCTTGGTCTCGCCCCACGGGATGCTCATCGACGCCACGGTGGCTCCGGCGAACTCCTTGTCTTCATGAGCTAATAGCACATGCTGGCTCAATTGGACCAACGCCTGAGTGTCGGGATCATGCGAAAGCTCAGGGAGGGGAACCCGCTTCCACTGTTCGATGAACTTGGTTCGCTGCTGGGCGAAAGGAATGGCAAAGGCCTGCAATAGAGACGTCGCAGCACTTTGACGACTATCACCGAGACTGACGCCGATGGTGAACTCCCTTCCTCGGGACAGATCCACCTCACCCATCATTGCCACATTGCCACCGGCGGCTTCCTCGTATTGCCAGTCCATTTGGAAATTATCCTGCAGGTCATTCCAACCATCACTGGCACCAACAAATCCAACGCTGCGGCGAACAAACTCGGTATTGACCCCGAGTACCAAATGCACCTGTTCGCGTTCGGCATGCAACAGGCGGCTGCCACCGACCTCGCATGTCCTAGCCGTATTGTTTCCACCGGTATCCTTCACGTGCGGGGCGAGCAAAACGTAGACCTTCAACTTGTCAGCTAGCGTCGCATCGAGAATCTCCATCTTCACCGACACCAGAACCACGTCGGAGTGAGGCTCTCCAATGACCTCCTTGATAATCCGGTAGCGTTGATCGGGGGCTGTGTTGGTCTGTCGATAGAGCAAAGCCTGTGGGTCGGGGCGTTCACTGGAATGAATTAAGTCGCACTTTTCTTCATGCACAAATGTCTCACCGTCGGAGATCAATAATTGCAAATCACGCGTGTTCGGCGAATCCACGTGTGGGTAGTATATTTCGTTGACGATCCCATGGCTCAACGTGAACCAAACTCGAGATCCGGTGCTGTAGGCGGTGCCGATGCCCTCTTTGGCGCTGGACGTCCAACGTGGAGCGATGCCGGGAGCACCGGGAGCTTGGGAGATTGTCATTGGAATGGGTTCATGGAGGACGGGGGTGGCGAAGCGTGTGTACCAATTCGGGATGCATGCGTTGTACCAGTATATCCCCGGTGGCATGCTTTCGCCTCGATCCGATCGGCTCGCGAAAGGTGGGCGCATCATCGAGATTCGCCGGAGCGGAAACGCGCGCTCCCGCCGCCGACCTCGTCACAACCGCAGCGATCGATGTGTTGAGGCCGTACCCGATCGTAACGTTGCCGAGAACGCATATTTTCTAGCCACACCGAACAATCACTAACCACATGGGATCATTCAACAGCGTCGATCTCCTGCTAATTGCGTTTGGCACTGTGTGTGCGTTAGGATTACCCACGCTGAATTCGGCACGAAAGTGCATCTCCCTATTTCCCTGAAAGGTATCCGCCAATGTCATTCAATATCATCGAACACGCTGAAGGTAAAATCATCGAGGTTCAGCTGAGCGGAAAACTATCCAAAGAGGCCTACGAAGCCTTCGTGCCCGCGACCGAGGCTCGGATCAAAGAGTTCGGCAAGGTCCGCATGCTTGTCGTACTGCACGACTTCCATGGGTGGGAAGCCGGAGCCTTGTGGGAAGACATTAAGTTTGATGTCAAGCACCACAGCCACATCGAACGACTGGCCATCGTGGGTGAGTCCAAGTGGGAGAAAGGCATGTCCACATTCTGCAAGCCGTTCACGTCTGCTAAAATCGAGTACTTCGATATTGCAGACCTGGAAGCCGCTCGACAGTGGATCCATGCAGACATGTCCAACGCCTCCTGATCGGGCAGCCGAAGGAAGCGCGCCGACCTCTCGGTAGCAGCCGTCGATCGGCAAGGAACCCCGCCCGTCGGATTCCACCTCGCCGTCGCGGCCTGACAGTAAAGGCCGCGTTCGAGTCGAACGCAGCGACGCCCACGCACTTCCACTGAGACCATCCCGATAGGCCCTGCCATGAACCACTTTGAAAACTCAAAGATCCTCGCGCCCTACGATTTCTCAAAGTTCTCCCTCGAAGCCGTCGAGACGGCGATGAAGATCGCCGGCAAGAACGAGAATGTCACGGTGTTGCACGTCGTGGACCCTGTGCCGCTCTACGGATATTCCGGGGACACGGGATTGGGCATGGCTGGAGGTGCGGACTGGGGGTTGCCAGAGATCGGTCTGGCGGCCCAAATCGATGACGACCATGTGCATCGTGCACTCAAGACGATGCAAGCGGAATTCAATAATGCCCGTCACCAGGGCCTCAATTACGACACTGTCGTCAATGACCCAACCCATGGAATTACCGAGTACGCTGAACAAAACGCGTTTG
This genomic window from Allorhodopirellula heiligendammensis contains:
- a CDS encoding CAAX prenyl protease-related protein, yielding MNSLSETSHEPPTATSSREHLLEQHPWVAFVLPLVVFMLVGTLEATERSGATLFGLVGVELYPVVYTVKILLTIIALVLVWPAYRVFPMRLSPAAIGVGVMGVIIWIGIDALDIEQMLGFGWLADRGERVAYNPLAALQHSPVLAYAFLAVRFFGLAVVIAVAEEMFLRGFLIRYVEDPDRWNTLPLSQLGWPALITGTVFPMLMHPGELFAAMAWFSMVSWLMLRTGNIWDCITAHMVTNLLLGIYVMSTGNWHLW
- a CDS encoding glycoside hydrolase family 15 protein; the protein is MTISQAPGAPGIAPRWTSSAKEGIGTAYSTGSRVWFTLSHGIVNEIYYPHVDSPNTRDLQLLISDGETFVHEEKCDLIHSSERPDPQALLYRQTNTAPDQRYRIIKEVIGEPHSDVVLVSVKMEILDATLADKLKVYVLLAPHVKDTGGNNTARTCEVGGSRLLHAEREQVHLVLGVNTEFVRRSVGFVGASDGWNDLQDNFQMDWQYEEAAGGNVAMMGEVDLSRGREFTIGVSLGDSRQSAATSLLQAFAIPFAQQRTKFIEQWKRVPLPELSHDPDTQALVQLSQHVLLAHEDKEFAGATVASMSIPWGETKDDSDSGGYHLVWARDMVQTTTALLASGETDLPLRSLVWLACVQGEDGGMPQNSRIDGSPYWEGVQLDEVAAPVLLAWRLQDANALQNFDPMPMVRRAMRFLLLHGPVTAQERWEENSGYSPSTLAIIISAIVCAADLVRSERAEATDNEDTRFLLDYADWMVASLEGWTVTNCGELVPGKPRHYIRITPEAPQSGPVEPNPNIATINIANGGGEFPARNVVDAGFLQLVRLGIRRWDDPVIVDSVAVVDAMLKRELPQGPCWRRYNHDGYGQHTDGSAFNGTGEGRVWPLLTGERGHYELACGRDVTRYIEAMKGFASGSGLFAEQLWDTDDIPQRGMYFGKPAGSAMPLCWAHAEFISLVRSQKDERCYDRIEPVYRRYSINQPENHLEVWTFAHQPIRISAGKRLRLICEHRGRVHWTTDQWATRHDSELTNAAFGLHFIDLPIEDLLGGQECVFTFHWSADDRWEDTNYVVKISS
- a CDS encoding STAS/SEC14 domain-containing protein, coding for MSFNIIEHAEGKIIEVQLSGKLSKEAYEAFVPATEARIKEFGKVRMLVVLHDFHGWEAGALWEDIKFDVKHHSHIERLAIVGESKWEKGMSTFCKPFTSAKIEYFDIADLEAARQWIHADMSNAS
- a CDS encoding universal stress protein, whose protein sequence is MNHFENSKILAPYDFSKFSLEAVETAMKIAGKNENVTVLHVVDPVPLYGYSGDTGLGMAGGADWGLPEIGLAAQIDDDHVHRALKTMQAEFNNARHQGLNYDTVVNDPTHGITEYAEQNAFDLIVLPSHGRTGVTRLLIGSTAERVVRFAHCPVLVLRS